A region of the Oceanihabitans sp. IOP_32 genome:
CAAAAATTTTGTGTCTAAAAACCTAGAAGTTATTTACAACGCCAATAAAGCGGCAAAAAAAGAATACGGATACATGTTTAACACCGAATTCGTTCCTGCCGAAAACCTAGGCGTAAAAAATGCGAAATGGGATAAAGAAGATGGCCTATTCGTGCCTCGCGATTGTTACAATTCTTATTTCTATCCAGTTGAAGACACCTCAATAAACACATTAGACAAAATCATACTTCATGGCAATGAAACCATTAAATATTTAGACGGAGGTTCTGCACTACATTTAAATTTGGAAGAGGCACCGAATAAAGAAGGGTTTTTAAAACTGATAAATGCCACGGCCTTAGCAGGCTGTAATTACTTTTGTTTTAATATAAAAGTTACTATTTGTAACGATTGTGAAAACATAGATAAACGCACTTTACAACAATGTAGCAAGTGCCATTCTAAAAATATAGATTACGGCACTAGGGTTATAGGGTATTTAAAGCGTATATCTAACTTTAGTTCTGCGAGACAACATGAGCACGATTTAAGATTTTATCACCTTAACAACCCTAAAATATCTGAACCTCAACATTTAGAAACCGAAGTCATACCAAATTAGCCATGTCATGCCGCATATAATTCGTTTACTCACATCTTTCTATTTTATAAATAGGAGTTCGTGATGTGCTTCGCAGTTCTTTTTCGCCCATATTTCGGTATAAAATAAAACCATAACTCAGGCTATGCTTTGATTTTAGCTCACGCTTCTATTATAGTAAAAAAAAGAGTTCGTGAATCTGCGATTTCTATCTCATCTGGACAAAAAATAATTCAAATTAATAAAACGACATTTCAAAACTAAATTGGTATAATACCAAATTAACAATACAACATTTCAAAATTAATTTGGTATAATTTAAAAACACGGAGACCACAACAAATCATATTCTAGTGTTATAGGTTAAGCTAAAAAAACCTTTATAAGTTTGAGAACGTTTATATGTTATAGGCGTTCTCAAATTTGAAATCGCTAAAAGATGGTGTTATTTTTTTCTTTCAATTACATAATTCACCATAAGTTTTAGTGAATTTTTATATGGAGAATCTGGATAAGTTTCTAATAATTCTAGGGCTTCAGCTTGATACCTTTTCATCTTATGCACCGCATAGTCTAAACCCCCATTGTTTTTCACAAAAGCAATAACCTCTTTGACGCGCTTTTTATCTTTATTATGATTTTTTATAGAATTAATTAACCAGCGTTTATCTTGTTTATTAGCATGATTTAGGGCATAAATTAACGGCAAGGTCATTTTTTGCTCCTTAATATCAATACCTGTAGGCTTGCCTATTTGGGTTTCACCATAGTCGAACAAATCGTCTTTTATTTGAAAGGCCATACCTATAAGCTCTCCAAATTTGCGCATTTTTTCTACATCTTCAGATTGTGGTTTAACTGATGCTGCTCCCAAGCTACAACAAGCCGCGATAAGTGTTGCGGTTTTCTGACGGATAATCTCGTAATAAACCTCCTCGGTAATATCTAATTTGCGAGCCTTTTCGATTTGAAGCAGCTCACCCTCACTCATTTCGCGAACGGCAATAGATATAATTTTAAGTAAATCGAAATCGTTATTATCAATAGACAATAACAGGCCTTTTGAGAGCAGATAATCGCCAATTAAAACAGCTATTTTGTTTTTCCACAAGGCGTTTATAGAGAAGAATCCGCGGCGGCGGTTGCTATCGTCCACGACATCGTCGTGAACTAATGTCGCCGTGTGTATAAGTTCTATAACCGATGCGCCTCTATACGTGCGCTCGTTTACCTCGCCGTTAGTTACCATTTTAGACACCAGAAACACAAACATTGGCCGCATTTGCTTCCCTTTACGATTAACAATGTAATGTGTAATGCGATTTAGTAAAGCCACTTTACTAGCCATAGATAATTGAAACTTTTGTTCGAAAAGTTCCATTTCGTCAACTATAGGCTGTTTTATTTGTTCTACTATTTTCATTGAAAAATTAAAGATACCACTTCAAATACAATAGGATATCTAACTTAAAGAAAGTCCTAACTAGGTAAAGATATCGCATTAACTCTTGTTAGCCAATTGCCCACAAGCAGCATCGATGTCTTTACCTCGGCTTCTACGTACGTTAACTACTATTCTATTTTTTTCTAAACTGCTTATATAGTTTTCTAAAGCACTATTGGAAGCCTGTTGGAAGCGCCCATCGTCAATAGGATTATATTCGATAATATTAACTTTACAAGGCACGTGTTTACAAAACTCAATTAAAGCATCGATATCTTTTTTGAGAATCGTTAATATCTTTCCAAACCACATATTCGTAGCTAATTTTACGACCAGTTTTTTGATACCAATACTGTAAGGATTCTTTTAAATCTTTTAACGGAAAAGTTTCGTTAAACGGCATGATAGACGTGCGAACCTCATCGATAGCAGAGTGCAAGGACACGGCTAAATTGAATTTTACCGCATCGTCTGCCATTTTTTTAATTATTTTAGGAACACCAGAGGTTGAAACTGTAATACGTTTGGCCGACATGCCTAGCCCTTCAGGAGAAGTGATTTTATCGATGGCTTTAATAACGTTATTATAATTCATAAGTGGCTCACCCATACCCATAAACACAATATTGCTCAACGGTCTATCGAAATACAATCTACTTTGGTTGTCGATAGCGACAACTTGATCGTAAATTTCGTCTGGGTTTAAATTACGCATACGTTTTAAACGCGCTGTTGCACAAAATTTGCAATCTAAACTACAACCCACTTGACTGGACACACAGGCTGTTGTTCGTGTTGGTGTTGGTATTAAAACCGACTCAACAATTAAATTATCGTGTAAACGTACCGCATTTTTAACTGTACCATCGCTACTGCGCTGCATATTATCAACCTGAATATGGTTAATAACAAAGTTATCTTCAAGCATTTTTCGGGTTTCTTTCGAAACATTGGTCATGTCTTCAAAATTATAAACCGATTTTTGCCAGAGCCACTCGTAGACTTGATTACCTCTAAATGCGTTATCACCTTGCTTTACAAAGAACTCCCGAAGTTGTTCTTTGGTAAAGGCTCGTATGTCTTTTTTCTTAATTTCCATCTCGTTGCAAAAATAGTGAAAGGATTTCGATTGACGCAGTACCGTTAGTACTTTTAATCTATGCTAAGCTTTGCATTAGGGATTGATGCGGCATCCTTTTTAAAACGGTTTAAAACCTAATTCTTTATTAAACCAACAATGGGCCAATAGAACGGTTAACTCCGTTTGGCAATGCCCTTTTTAAAAAGATATAGCGGAAAGCCCGACCCTTTTTAGGGTAATGCCAAAAACATGAATATATTTTTAATTTAAAGCATAAAAAAGCCTTGTAAAAACAAGGCTCTTAACTTTTATATAATTAGCATGGCATCACCATAACTATAAAATTTATATTTTTCTTTAACGGCTTCTTCGTAAGCGCGTTTTGCAAAATCGTATCCAGCAAAAGCCGAAACCATCATTAACAATGTAGATTTTGGTGTATGAAAATTAGTAACCATACAATTTGCAATACTAAAATCGTATGGTGGGAAAATAAACTTATTGGTCCAACCATTAAACTCGTTTAGCTCACCGTTTGTAGATACCGCACTTTCTATAGCGCGCATTGAGGTAGTCCCAACTGCACAAATGCGCTTTTTGTTTTTTAAGGCATTGTTAACAATTTTAGTTGCTTTTTCTTCAATTATTAACTCTTCGCTATCCATTTTGTGTTTAGAAAGATCTTCGACCTCTACAGGATTAAATGTGCCTAATCCTACGTGAAGCGTAACTTCTGCAAAATCGACACCTTTAATTTCTAAGCGTTTTAATAAATGTTTAGAAAAGTGCAAACCTGCCGTTGGAGCAGCAACAGCACCTTCGTTTTTGGCAAAAATAGTCTGGTAACGATCTTCGTCTTCCGGCTCTACCTCTCTCTGGATATATTTTGGGAGTGGTGTTTCGCCCAATTCGGTTAATTTTTTACGGAATTCCGTATACGATCCGTCGTATAAAAACCGAAGAGTACGTCCTCTAGACGTCGTATTATCTATAACCTCGGCAACTAAACTCTCGTCTTCACCAAAATATAGTTTATTTCCAATTCTTATTTTTCTTGCTGGATCTACCAAGACGTCCCATAAACGTTGCTCTTCATTTAATTCTCTTAAAAGAAAGACTTCTATTCTCGCTCCCGTTTTTTCTTTATTTCCAAATAGTCTTGCTGGAAATACTTTGGTGTTATTGAGAATCATAACGTCACCTTCATCAAAATAATCAATGAGATCTTTAAACATTTTGTGTTCGATGGTTTGTTCTTTTCTGTTTAAAACCATTAAACGCGATTCGTCTCTGTTCTCTGCTGGATATTCAGCTAATAACTCGTCTGGTAACTCGAAACCAAATTGTGATAACTTCATGTATATTTATTTAATTAGGCGAAATTGCTTTGTAAGATTGCAAATATACAATCTGCGCATAGGCCTTGTCAAGTATTTCAGTGTATATTATTTAAAATAGCTCTTAATATGGGAAATAATAATCCCATACCCGATAATGTGATTGTTTTTAAAAAGTACAAGAACATCTAAACACCTATGCCATTAGTTCGATGTTATTTTAAACCCCAGTGCTTTTAAATCGTCCCAATACGTGGGATACGATTTCGACACTACCATAGCGTCTTCTATAATAAGCGACTTCTTTAGTGCTAAAGGTGCAAAAGCCATGGCCATTCTATGATCGTGATAGGTGGCAATAGATACCTTATCGTTAATTATGTTTGAAGGGTGTAAATACAAAGTATCGTTTGTAATATCGACTTGCCCCCCTAATTTTTCAATTTCGGTTTTTAAAGCAACTAGTCGATCTGTTTCCTTTATTTTAAGGGTATGAAGACCCTGTAAATCACAGGCCACCCCTAATGCGAAACAAGTTACTGCAATCGTTTGTGCAATATCGGGTGCGTTTATTAAATTGAAGCTTTTGGCTTCTTTATGTTCTGAAACTTTTGTTAGTGTTATGCTGTTGTTAGAAAAACTAGTTTCTACTCCAAATTCTTTATAAATACCCACTAAAGCCGAATCGCCTTGCAAAGAATTTTTGTTATATGAAGACAACATAATTTCTGTTCCCAAATCGCTCAATGCCACTATACTAAAAAAATAGGATGCCGAAGACCAGTCTGATTCCACAGTTAGTTTTTTAGTGATTGGTTTTTTGGTATTCGGTTTTACCGTTATGGTATTGTTAATAAACGTAGACTCTACCCCAATTTGATCCAACAAACTCAAGGTCATTTTTATATAAGGGATAGACGTGATTTCACCTTCTAAAGTTAATTCGATACCGTTTTCGAGTTTTGAAGCGATTAATAATAACGCAGAAATATACTGACTACTCACATTGGCTTGTAAGGTTACTTTGTTTTTAGTCAGTTTTTTTCCTTTTATCTTTAGTGGCGGAAACCCGACCTTTTCTACGTAACTAATGTCTGCTCCCAACTCTTTTAAGGCCTCTACCAAAATTTTAATGGGACGTTCTTTCATCCTATGGGAACCTGTAAGGGTGACTTCTCGGTTGTCTTGAATAGCGAAATAAGCCGTTAAAAATCGCATGGCTGTTCCCGCATGATGAATATCTACAATACTCGATGTGTCGGCCAATGCTTTGGTCATTAATTCACTATCATCAGAGTTTGAAACATTGTTTAATACAAGCTCTGGGTAAAGTGCTTTAAGCAGCAATAGCCGGTTAGATTCACTTTTAGAACCTGTTATGGTGATTTTAGTTTTACGATTTACTAGTTGCGACTTATTAAGGGTAATACTGCTCATTGTAAAAATTTGTAACGAATTAAAGCTGGCTAATTTACTTTAATTTTTCGTTATTATGATGTCTATCGTGGTCTCGTTTTGCTTTCTTATCCATTCTTGCATCGAAGGCTTGTTGTAAATCTACGCCTGTTTGATTTGCTAAACACAGTACTACAAACAACACATCGGCGAGTTCTTCACCTAAATCTTTGTCTTTGTCGCTTTCTTTTTCACTTTGCTCGCCGTAGCGTCGTGCTATAATTCGGGCAACTTCGCCAACCTCTTCGGTTAGTTGTGCCATATTAGTAAGTTCGTTAAAATAGCGCACACCATGCGCTTTAATCCAATTATCTACTATTATTTGTGCGTTTTTGATGTTCATTATTATGGGCATTTAAAGATTGTTATTCTTGGTGTTTGTTTAATAAGATACAAAATGTCAAATGAGAGATTTTCATTCTTTATTTTTTGAATCGATAACAATGGTAACGGGGCCATCGTTAATTAATTCTACTTTCATGTCTGCACCAAACTCACCAGTTTGAACGCGTTTTCCTAATTCAATTTCTAAGGTATTTACAAAGGCTTTGTATAATGGAATCGCCATATCTGGCTTTGCCGCTTTTATATAACTTGGCCGGTTTCCTTTTTTGGTAGAGGCATGTAAAGTAAACTGACTCACTACAATAATATCGCCTTTTACATCTAATAGAGATTTGTTCATTACACAGTTTTCATCATTAAAAATGCGAAGATTTACTGTTTTTTTAGCCAACCATTCTATATCGTTTTGAGTGTCTTCACTAACAATACCCAGCAAAATTAACAATCCGTTTTCTATTGAAGCTACGGTTTCATGTTCAACTTTAACACTTGCTTTTGAAACTCTCTGAATAACTACTTTCATACCATTAAATACCTTAAAGGAAAGACTTTATATATTGTATAGTCGCACTTAAGTAAACGCGTATTTTTTCTTCATCCGTTAAAAAAACCATTACTCGTTATCCCAGTCATCTGTTCTGTAATGTTCATCTTCGCCTTCAAGAATTTGCAAATAACTACGGTAGCGTGAAAAAGCTATTTTGTCTTCATCTAAAGCTTTTTTTACCGCGCAATGAGGCTCTTTAACATGCAAGCAATTATTGAATTTACAATATTGTTTAAGTTCGAAAAATTCTGGAAAATAATCACCAACTTCTTCTTTTTCCATGTCTACAACTCCAAAGCCTTTTATGCCCGGAGTATCTATAATTTTAGCTCCAAAACTTAAATCGAACATTTCGGCAAAAGTTGTGGTGTGCTGCCCTTGCATGTGCTGGGTAGAAATGGCTCTTGTTTTCAAATTTAATGCAGGCTCAATAGTGTTTACAAGGGTAGATTTTCCAACACCCGAATGCCCTGTAAACACGCTTACTTTATCTTGCATTAAAGCCTTTACTTTA
Encoded here:
- a CDS encoding polyprenyl synthetase family protein, with translation MKIVEQIKQPIVDEMELFEQKFQLSMASKVALLNRITHYIVNRKGKQMRPMFVFLVSKMVTNGEVNERTYRGASVIELIHTATLVHDDVVDDSNRRRGFFSINALWKNKIAVLIGDYLLSKGLLLSIDNNDFDLLKIISIAVREMSEGELLQIEKARKLDITEEVYYEIIRQKTATLIAACCSLGAASVKPQSEDVEKMRKFGELIGMAFQIKDDLFDYGETQIGKPTGIDIKEQKMTLPLIYALNHANKQDKRWLINSIKNHNKDKKRVKEVIAFVKNNGGLDYAVHKMKRYQAEALELLETYPDSPYKNSLKLMVNYVIERKK
- the queA gene encoding tRNA preQ1(34) S-adenosylmethionine ribosyltransferase-isomerase QueA codes for the protein MKLSQFGFELPDELLAEYPAENRDESRLMVLNRKEQTIEHKMFKDLIDYFDEGDVMILNNTKVFPARLFGNKEKTGARIEVFLLRELNEEQRLWDVLVDPARKIRIGNKLYFGEDESLVAEVIDNTTSRGRTLRFLYDGSYTEFRKKLTELGETPLPKYIQREVEPEDEDRYQTIFAKNEGAVAAPTAGLHFSKHLLKRLEIKGVDFAEVTLHVGLGTFNPVEVEDLSKHKMDSEELIIEEKATKIVNNALKNKKRICAVGTTSMRAIESAVSTNGELNEFNGWTNKFIFPPYDFSIANCMVTNFHTPKSTLLMMVSAFAGYDFAKRAYEEAVKEKYKFYSYGDAMLII
- a CDS encoding 3-phosphoshikimate 1-carboxyvinyltransferase, yielding MSSITLNKSQLVNRKTKITITGSKSESNRLLLLKALYPELVLNNVSNSDDSELMTKALADTSSIVDIHHAGTAMRFLTAYFAIQDNREVTLTGSHRMKERPIKILVEALKELGADISYVEKVGFPPLKIKGKKLTKNKVTLQANVSSQYISALLLIASKLENGIELTLEGEITSIPYIKMTLSLLDQIGVESTFINNTITVKPNTKKPITKKLTVESDWSSASYFFSIVALSDLGTEIMLSSYNKNSLQGDSALVGIYKEFGVETSFSNNSITLTKVSEHKEAKSFNLINAPDIAQTIAVTCFALGVACDLQGLHTLKIKETDRLVALKTEIEKLGGQVDITNDTLYLHPSNIINDKVSIATYHDHRMAMAFAPLALKKSLIIEDAMVVSKSYPTYWDDLKALGFKITSN
- a CDS encoding nucleotide pyrophosphohydrolase, with product MNIKNAQIIVDNWIKAHGVRYFNELTNMAQLTEEVGEVARIIARRYGEQSEKESDKDKDLGEELADVLFVVLCLANQTGVDLQQAFDARMDKKAKRDHDRHHNNEKLK
- the dtd gene encoding D-aminoacyl-tRNA deacylase, giving the protein MKVVIQRVSKASVKVEHETVASIENGLLILLGIVSEDTQNDIEWLAKKTVNLRIFNDENCVMNKSLLDVKGDIIVVSQFTLHASTKKGNRPSYIKAAKPDMAIPLYKAFVNTLEIELGKRVQTGEFGADMKVELINDGPVTIVIDSKNKE